Proteins encoded by one window of Lathyrus oleraceus cultivar Zhongwan6 chromosome 1, CAAS_Psat_ZW6_1.0, whole genome shotgun sequence:
- the LOC127079915 gene encoding uncharacterized protein LOC127079915 yields the protein MDHVRAFSSPQLTPKQNGQTELGMEGLATNVRLLLKLIQDHNGATPKENDERKFHRVNGMMFLLDEVRTRVQKVQTSTKKRAELRRCNTDLRPNIPKDKKAPDASADDKDRLKKELNASLVARQSLQAMCSSLGKEKQIMASELARKAQELTELEELIGDLKAQNDMLMGKLHACSAEQKEKKNNSGVEMEGNIVLQERTKALSEQLLKSIDGYRSLKRKVKEMQEEKGEMFATIEQMGLDVQSGINRIHDFKEKMVKTTLETSDVKEEVSVLEHMLESLSMKISQVTEKKT from the exons ATGGATCATGTCCGGGCATTCTCATCTCCTCAATTAACTCCAAAACAAAATGGACAGACAGAACTTGGTATGGAAG GCCTTGCCACAAATGTTAGATTATTGTTGAAACTAATTCAAGATCATAACGGGGCTACCCCGAAGGAAAACGATGAGAGGAAGTTTCATAGGGTGAATGGTATGATGTTTCTCTTAGATGAGGTTAGGACAAGGGTTCAAAAAGTTCAAACTTCTACCAAGAAAAGAGCTGAACTTAGGAGGTGTAACACTGACCTTAGGCCAAACATTCCGAAGGACAAAAAAGCTCCTGATGCGTCTGCAGATGATAAAGACAGACTAAAGAAAGAGCTAAACGCAAGCTTGGTGGCGCGGCAGAGTCTTCAAGCGATGTGTTCGAGTTTGGGAAAAGAAAAGCAAATCATGGCTTCTGAACTTGCTAGAAAAGCTCAGGAATTGACAGAACTTGAGGAGCTTATCGGGGACCTAAAAGCTCAGAATGACATGTTGATGGGGAAGTTGCATGCTTGTAGCGCAGAGCAGAAGGAAAAAAAGAATAATAGTGGAGTTGAAATGGAAGGGAATATAGTCCTTCAAGAGCGTACCAAGGCTCTTTCTGAACAACTCCTAAAATCCATTGACGGTTATAGGTCTTTGAAGAGGAAAGTGAAAGAAATGCAAGAGGAAAAAGGGGAAATGTTTGCTACAATCGAGCAGATGGGGCTAGATGTTCAATCAGGCATTAACAGGATTCATGACTTCAAGGAAAAAATGGTAAAAACTACTCTAGAGACAAGTGATGTCAAAGAGGAAGTATCGGTTTTAGAGCATATGCTTGAATCTCTTAGCATGAAAATATCACAAGTTACAGAGAAAAAAACTTAA
- the LOC127079908 gene encoding protein BREAST CANCER SUSCEPTIBILITY 1 homolog, with the protein MGDLERMGRELKCPICWSLLNSAASLTCNHLFCNSCIFSSMKSASSCPVCKIPFTRREVRAAPHIDNLVAIYKNMEAASGTNFFTQNPSDTRLPDDDKQHEGIAESGDEGSVGIQENHGEEENTPLRKKSKKKLKAANKSPAASCAKPSFPAKKRVQVPQDILSETPLRDLKSRGSLSRINKEGTQKASTKGKEMEIQSKKGDHVKEPFFWLREEQEGEMLSGRTDEDQIIEGSTPVPPSFSDLKDADDESPTNHAPSDEVQNIPSVNLFDSEMFEWTQKPCSPELFSSPTKKQVEDAVEIDEIDEELVAASQVHQSSADAYNTQFVNPNGNQLANTLPPGMSSQNRSSDDLNGKNKSTKRSRKAREKYRQDHIRELNCQNDVINMDSNITSKANKASNLKKASGRAKKVCFVTSADSTSQNGCTVSNILGVQNNAEMRMNKNSNASSSKQDNEMLCPKKTVGKSQVKRSGKERLDVVHDQPEDLTSVQNQCKELAGPASSSLSPLMGNNRNTNNTKKRKNSLSKKSMPCSTERKSTTKKSKPSPELISRTEDDKEIKPNESSKKVTDVRALNDSLKEKQCHLTDQPVFRKCVSHAKTYQCAFCLLSEESEASGMIVHYFDGKPVMADYEGGSKVIHCHRNCTEWAPNVYFGDDNAINLEAEISRSRKIKCSFCGLKGAALGCYEKSCRRSFHVTCAKWTPECRWDMENFVMLCPLHATSKLPYESSGSHHRSKTLAATKAKSCNLKHDTASQSRIAHGSHKKIVLCCSALSLQERDVVSEFERVSKVTISKTWDSNVTHVIASTDENGACRRTLKVLLGILEGKWILSIEWIKSCIKEAGPVDEDPYEVKVDIHGIKDGPCLGRLRVLNKQPKLFDGYKFYFIGDFIPSYKGYLQDLVIAAGGINLHRKPVSGDQNAMPHHMRPHQTLIIYNLELPANCDPLEKDAIFSQRRHDAEVLARSTGSMVASNTWILNSIAGCKLQSVA; encoded by the exons ATGGGCGATCTCGAAAGAATGGGCAGAGAACTCAAATGTCCAATCTG TTGGAGTTTGCTAAATTCTGCTGCTTCACTCACCTGCAATCATCTTTTCTGCAA CTCTTGTATATTTAGCTCCATGAAATCTGCATCTTCTTGTCCTGTTTGTAAAATACCCTTCACTCGTCGAG AGGTTCGCGCTGCTCCTCACATTGACAATTTGGTTGCGATCTACAAAAACATGGAAGCTGCCTCTGGGACGAATTTTTTCACTCAAAATCCGTCTGATACCAGATTGCCAG ATGATGATAAACAACATGAAGGTATTGCTGAGTCTGGTGATGAGGGATCTGTTGGAATTCAAGAAAATCATGGTGAGGAGGAAAATACCCCTTTGAGAAAGAAGTCTAAGAAGAAGCTTAAGGCTGCCAATAAAAGTCCGGCTGCCAGCTGTGCAAAACCTTCTTTTCCTGCTAAGAAAAGGGTTCAAGTGCCACAAGATATTCTTTCAGAAACCCCACTTAGGGATTTGAAGTCAAGAGGGTCTCTAAGTAGAATTAACAAAGAGGgaacacaaaaggcttcaaccaagGGAAAAGAAATGGAAATTCAAAGTAAAAAAGGTGATCATGTGAAAGAACCATTCTTTTGGTTAAGAGAGGAGCAAGAAGGTGAAATGTTAAGTGGGCGCACTGATGAGGATCAAATTATTGAGGGTTCAACACCAGTTCCTCCTTCATTCAGTGATCTCAAAGATGCTGATGATGAAAGCCCTACAAATCATGCTCCATCT GATGAGGTGCAAAACATACCATCTGTTAATTTATTTGATAGCGAGATGTTTGAATGGACACAAAAGCCATGCTCCCCTGAATTATTTTCAAGTCCCACCAAAAAGCAG GTTGAGGATGCTGTTGAGATTGATGAAATTGATGAGGAATTAGTGGCAGCATCTCAAGTGCATCAGTCAAGTGCTGATGCTTACAATACACAATTTGTGAATCCAAATGGTAATCAATTGGCTAATACATTACCACCAGGTATGTCCTCTCAAAATAGAAGTTCCGATGATCTAAATGGAAAAAATAAGTCTACAAAGAGAAGCAGGAAGGCTAGAGAAAAATATAGGCAAGACCATATTAGAGAACTAAATTGCCAAAATGATGTTATAAATATGGATTCAAACATAACATCAAAAGCCAACAAAGCCTCTAACCTGAAAAAGGCTAGTGGAAGGGCCAAGAAGGTGTGTTTCGTTACCAGTGCAGACTCAACATCTCAAAATGGTTGCACAGTCTCCAATATATTAGGAGTTCAAAACAATGCTGAAATGAGGATGAATAAGAATTCAAATGCTTCATCATCTAAACAAGATAACGAGATGTTATGTCCTAAGAAGACTGTTGGAAAAAGTCAGGTGAAAAGATCTGGAAAGGAAAGGCTAGATGTTGTGCATGACCAACCTGAAGATTTAACTTCAGTGCAAAACCAATGCAAAGAGCTTGCTGGACCTGCTTCATCCAGTTTAAGCCCATTGATGGGTAATAATAGAAACACTAACAATACCAAGAAAAGAAAAAACAGTTTGTCCAAAAAATCTATGCCCTGCAGTACAGAAAGGAAGAGTACTACTAAAAAGTCAAAGCCTTCCCCTGAACTTATCTCTAGGACTGAAGATGATAAAGAAATTAAGCCAAATGAGAGTTCCAAGAAAGTTACTGATGTCAGGGCACTGAATGATTCTTTGAAAGAGAAACAATGTCATTTGACAGATCAACCAGTTTTTAGGAAATGTGTGAGCCATGCCAAAACGTATCAGTGTGCTTTCTGTCTCTTGTCAGAAGAATCAGAG GCTTCTGGCATGATTGTGCACTATTTTGATGGCAAGCCTGTCATGGCTGATTATGAAGGAGGATCTAAAGTCATACATTGTCACAGAAATTGCACCGAATG GGCCCCAAATGTATATTTTGGAGATGATAATGCAATAAATCTTGAAGCTGAAATAAGTAGAAGTCGGAAAATTAAATGCAGTTTTTGTGGACTTAAAGGAGCTGCACTTGGTTGCTATGAGAAAAGTTGTCGCAGGAGCTTTCATGTTACCTGTGCCAAATGGACTCCTGAATGTCGCTGGGATATG GAAAATTTTGTCATGTTATGCCCTCTACATGCTACCTCCAAGTTACCATATGAAAGTTCAGGATCTCATCACAGGAGCAAGACACTTGCAGCTACGAAAGCTAAAAGCTGTAACCTCAAACATGACACTGCAAGCCAGAGTCGAATTGCTCATGGATCTCACAAGAAAATTGTGCTGTGTTGTTCAGCTCTATCGTTACAGGAGAGG GATGTTGTTTCTGAATTTGAAAGAGTGTCCAAGGTTACAATTTCAAAAACTTGGGATTCTAATGTTACCCATGTAATAGCATCAACAGATGAAAATGGCGCATGCAGAAGGACTCTCAAAGTATTGTTGGGTATTCTAGAGGGAAAATGGATTCTCAGCATTGAGT GGATCAAATCTTGCATAAAAGAAGCTGGACCTGTTGATGAAGACCCTTATGAAGTAAAGGTTGATATTCATGGAATTAAGGATGGTCCCTGTCTTGGCCGACTAAGAGTATTGAACAAG CAACCAAAGCTTTTTGATGGTTACAAGTTTTATTTCATTGGAGATTTCATCCCATCATACAAGGGCTATCTTCAAGATCTTGTGATTGCTGCTGGAGGGATCAATCTGCATAGAAAACCAGTATCAGGTGACCAAAATGCAATGCCACATCATATGCGTCCACACCAAACCCTCATAATCTACAATCTTGAGCTTCCTGCTAATTGTGATCCTTTGGAAAAGGATGCAATTTTCAGCCAAAGACGACATGATGCAGAAGTTTTGGCAAGATCTACCGGTTCAATGGTTGCAAGTAATACATGGATTCTGAACTCCATTGCTGGCTGCAAGCTGCAAAGTGTTGCTTAA